TGAAGCCCCAATCTAACGCTGGGTGAATTCAGTTATATTAGGTACGCTCTTTCACGTACGGTTTACCAATAGCTTTTGGTGCCACAGCTCGGCCAATAAAGCCACCTAATAGGATGACCGTTAAGATGTATGGCAATGCTTCAATCAGCTGCACTGGGATGGTAAATGTACCAATAGCGGCTCCTTGAGTTCTGTCTGCAATAGCTTGCAAGATACCAAACATTAAGCAGGCTAACAGTGCGCCACGAGGATGCCATTTACCAAAAATTAGCGCCGCTAAGGCCATATAACCTTTACCCGCACTCATGTTCGGTAAGAACTGAGCCGTTACCGCAACCGATAAATAAACACCGGCCAAACCAGCCAGAATACCACAAATTAACAAGGCAGAATAACGCATGGTGGTAACAGAAATACCCGCGGTATCTACAGCCGATGGGTTTTCACCTACGGCTCGAAGGCGCAAGCCAAAGCGTGTTTTAAATAATATAAACCAGGTAATCGGAACCATGATAAGTGCCACATAGACCAGCAAAAAGTGCCCGCTGATCAGCTCGGAATAAATACCCCCAATGATAGGAACATCGGCTAACGCATCGGCAAACGGAAAATTAAGTGGTTCGAAGCGAGCATTAATGCCATTCGCAGAATCTACTAGGTTTGGCGTGTTACCACCTTGCTTAAACCAGTAATTACCCAGTGCAGCCGTTAAACCGGCCGCTAAAATGTTAATGGCCATACCAGAAACGACTTGGTCACCGTTGTGAGTAACCGTTGCAAATGCGTGCATCATTGCAAATACAACCGAAACCATTACACCGGCCAAAAGGCCCATCCAAGGTGAGTTGGTTACATAGGCCGCAGCAGCACCGGCAAAGGCCGATGCCAAAATTTTGCCTTCCAAAGCAATGTTTACGATACCAGATCGTTCTGAAAACATACCGGCCAAAGCCGCAAAGATTAGAGGCGTTGCTACACGCAATGTTGCATCTAAAATAAGGATTAAATTAGTGAACGCTTCCATGATTAAGCCTCCTTCGCATCTGGTTTAGTTAACAGCGCAGACAATTTTAAATACGCTTTTTCAACAGGGTGCTTTGTCATGTTTTCTAAGGCACTAGAGAACAAGATAACTAAGCCTTGTAAGACGACGATTATGCGAGGGTCAACGCCGTATTCAAACTGCAACTCACCGCCACCTTGATACAAGAAACCAAATAACAAGCTTGCTAAGATAATACCCACTGGGTGGTTTCGGCCAATTAATGCTACCGCAATACCTGTAAATCCAAAGCCATTGACAAGGTTCAGTTTAATTTGGTGGGCTTCACCTTGAACCACGTTAAGCGCGAAGAAACCGGCTAACATGCCAGAAACCAGCATGGTCATAATAATAGTTTTATCAAGCGGGATACCGGCGTATTTAGCCGCACTTGGGTTTTGCCCAGTGGCTCTAATTTCATAGCCCCAACGGGTACGCCACATAAAGAAGTACACACCCACACAGCATATTAATGCCCAAACTATTGATAGGTTTAAAGGTGAGCGCTGCAGGTTTATGCCTAAAGGCGAAAGCACTTCAGATATTTTTGGAATCCAAGCCGATTGAGCAAAGACCGCACTTTCAACTGACATCGAGCCTTCAACTTTGAAGACTTCTACTAATAGATAACCCATCAAAGATGCTGCAATGAAGTTGAACATAATGGTCGTAATTACAATGTGAGAGCCACGCTTAGCTTGTAAAAAGGCTGGAATATAAGCCCATGCTGCACCAAAAATGCCCGCCGCCATAATGCTAAGCGGTAACAGAATGATGAAAGGCAGTACGTCACCTAAGGCTAAACAGACAATGCCTACGCCCAATGCACCCACATAGGCCTGGCCTTCGCCGCCAATGTTGAATAAGCCCGCCTGAAAGGCAACCGCCACCGCTAGGCCAGTAAAAATAAAGCTCGTTGTGTAATAAAGGGTATAACCCCAGCCGTAAGAATCACCAAAGGCACCATAGGCCATCGTGTTTACAGCTTCAATTGGGTTAATGTCTAAGTACCAAAACATAATACCGGCTGCGAGCGCCGCTAACATGATGTTAACGATGGGGATAATGACTACATAGATCCACGCGGGAATTCGTTGCGCACTCATACGTTGGTCTCCTGCTGCAGTGCTTTAACTTCATCAGGCACAATATTGGCCATCATTAATCCTAAGATTTGTTCATTTGCCTTATCGGCCGGTACTTCACCGACGATTTGTCCATCGAACATCACCAAAATTCGATCCGCTAAGCTCATGATTTCCTCAAGCTCAACGGAAATGAGCAACACGGCTTTGCCGGCATCTCGCATATCGATAACGCGTTGGTGAATGGTTTCAATTGCACCGATATCAACACCACGAGTAGGCTGACCAACCAAAAGTACATCGGGGTCTTGTTCCATTTCTCGTGCAATGACTAGTTTTTGCTGGTTACCACCAGAGAAATTTGCGGCTTTGAGATTTGGGTCTTGAGGACGCACATCCCATTTTTCCATTTTGGCTTTGCAGTCTTCGGTAATGGCTTCGACTTTCGTGAGTAATTTACCGTTGTAGTCTTGATGGCGATGGAAACCAAGAATATAGGCTTGTTCCGCAGGGAAAGAGTTAATCAAACCCATCTTATGTCGGTCTTCAGGAATGTGACCCACTTTTATGTCGCGTATTTCAGAGGGTGTTAACGGGTTTTCTTTAGTGATGGTATGCCCGTTAATGTCGATAGAACCATTTTGCAAAGGCTCAATCCCAGCGATAACATCTAAAAGCTCAGACTGACCATTACCACTGACACCGGCAACACCAACAATTTCACCAGCACGCACGTTGAAGCTCACATTATCAAGGCGAACAACGCCGGCATCGTTTTTCAATGAGACGTTTTTAACGTCTAGCAATACGTCTTTTGGTTCTGCAGGTTGCTTATCAACACGCAACAGAACTTTACGGCCGACCATTAATTCAGCTAAGTCTTCACGGCTGGTTTCGGCGGTTTTAACATGAGCCACCATTTCACCACGACGCATAATGCTAACGTTATCTGTGGCGGCCATAATTTCTTGTAACTTATGGGTGATCAACATAACGGTATTGCCTTGCTCTTTCAGCGAGGCTAATACTTTAAATAGATGCTCTGTTTCTTGTGGCGTAAGTACGCCCGTCGGCTCATCTAAAATTAAGATTTTAGCGCCTCGGTACAGAGCTTTTAAAATTTCGACGCGCTGCTGCATACCCACAGACAGCTCTTGAACCGGTGTATCTAAAGGCACATCTAAGCCATATTCATCGGCTAGGCGTTTTAACTCTGCACGAGCTTTATCAAGACTTTTATCGATTAACTCGCCGCTCTCAGCGCCTAATACAACGTTTTCTAGGGCGGTAAAGTTTTGAATCAACATAAAGTGTTGGTGAACCATGCCGATGCCTGAAGCAATGGCCACTTTTGAATCGCTGATTCGGGTAACTTCGCCATCGATAAGAATATCGCCTTCATCGGCTTCATAGAAGCCATAGATAATACTCATTAAGGTCGATTTGCCGGCACCATTTTCTCCGACAATGCCGTGAATGGTTCCTTTTTCGACTTTCAGATCGATATATTTGTTTGCGTGAACGGCACCGAAACGCTTGTCGATACCACGCAACTCTATTGCGAGTTGAGTTGTCATGACGCACCTGATAGTTGGTTATTGAAAGACTAGACGATTAAAGAACAGTGGTCTGTTTTTTAATAGTCCAGATACGAAAAAAGGCATTGGCTCTTAAGCCAATGCCTTAATTTTAATCGATCTTAGTAGTTACAAGTGTTGTCAGACATGTAGTCGTGAACCTTGATCTTACCAGCGATGATGTCAGCTTTGATTGCATCTACCTTCGCTTTTTCATCTGCAGAAATCAGTGCTTCGTTGTGCTGATCAACCGCGTAGTCAACACCACCTTCTGCTAGACCAAGAACCTGAATACCTGGAGTCCACTCACCGTTTTGAGCATCTTCCCAAGCACCGTAAGCTGCAACACCAACACGCTTAACCATAGACGTTAACATTGTGCCTGGCTGGATGTGGTTTTGGTTTGAATCTACACCAATTGCGAAAACGCCTTCGTCTTTAGCGGCCTGATAAACACCGATACCGGTACCACCAGCAGCTGCGAATACAGTGTCTGCGCCTTTAGAGATTTGAGACTTAGCAAGCTCAGAACCACGAGCAGGGTCATTAAATGCTGTTGGCGTAGAACCTGCCATGTTTTGTAATACAGTGATGTCACCAGAAATGTGCTTAGCACCTTGCTCATAACCACATGCGAACTTACGAATAAGAGGAATGTCCATTCCGCCTACGAAGCCTACAGTGTTTGATTCAGACTTAAGTGCCGCTAATGCACCCACTAGGAAAGAACCTTCATGCTCAGAGAAAACAATAGACTGAACGTTTGGTAGATCAACAACCATATCAATGATGACGAACTGGCTATCTGGGAACTCAGCCGCAACTTTAGTTACTGAAGAAGCCATGTTGAAACCAACGGCAACGATTGGGCTATTGCCACGACTCGCTAAACGACGAAGACCCTGTTCACGCTGCTCTTCGTTTTGTGGTTCAAATTCACGAACGGCAACGCCTTTATCCATAGAGAACTTCTCAGCTCCGTTACGGAATACAGCTTCGTTGAATGATTTATCGAACTTACCTGCGGTATCGTAAACAACCGCTGGGTTAAAGTCTGCTGCGATGGCAGATGCAGACATACCGATAACGGTAGATGCAGCTAAAGTTAATAATGCTTTCATGGAGAGTCCTCTATACGTATTTATTGTTAGTGTTTCTAGTTTACGCGTGGCATACCATTTGGTGGCGATGCCACTTTAAGCTTTGTTGACCATATGGTCAATGGAATTGCTTAAAATTCTTTTTCATTATACACGCTGAATGACCAGTTACATCGCTCAAGTCAACTTTCATTCATCTTTTATTCATAAATGAAATCAACTTCGATCGTGCCTAATTTTATTCACTAGCCTTCTATAAAAGGCACCGGACACTGGTTGGTGGCGTTGTAATCGACCACTTTAATTTTGCCCGACTTAATAGCGTCGCGAATTTTGTTGATCTTTTTCTCATCGCTTTTTGAAACCAAACCGCGGTTGAAAATATCCAACACCCAATCAACACCATTTTCGGCGAGACCAAGCTCTGTAACACCTGGGTTCCAAATGCCTTTTTCAGCATCTTCCAGAACGTTATACGCAGCAATGCCAACGTTCTTAACCATTGACGTTAACATGGTGCCGGTATGTAAAAAGTTTTGATTAGAATCT
This window of the Reinekea marina genome carries:
- a CDS encoding ABC transporter permease, with the translated sequence MEAFTNLILILDATLRVATPLIFAALAGMFSERSGIVNIALEGKILASAFAGAAAAYVTNSPWMGLLAGVMVSVVFAMMHAFATVTHNGDQVVSGMAINILAAGLTAALGNYWFKQGGNTPNLVDSANGINARFEPLNFPFADALADVPIIGGIYSELISGHFLLVYVALIMVPITWFILFKTRFGLRLRAVGENPSAVDTAGISVTTMRYSALLICGILAGLAGVYLSVAVTAQFLPNMSAGKGYMALAALIFGKWHPRGALLACLMFGILQAIADRTQGAAIGTFTIPVQLIEALPYILTVILLGGFIGRAVAPKAIGKPYVKERT
- a CDS encoding ABC transporter permease; translated protein: MSAQRIPAWIYVVIIPIVNIMLAALAAGIMFWYLDINPIEAVNTMAYGAFGDSYGWGYTLYYTTSFIFTGLAVAVAFQAGLFNIGGEGQAYVGALGVGIVCLALGDVLPFIILLPLSIMAAGIFGAAWAYIPAFLQAKRGSHIVITTIMFNFIAASLMGYLLVEVFKVEGSMSVESAVFAQSAWIPKISEVLSPLGINLQRSPLNLSIVWALICCVGVYFFMWRTRWGYEIRATGQNPSAAKYAGIPLDKTIIMTMLVSGMLAGFFALNVVQGEAHQIKLNLVNGFGFTGIAVALIGRNHPVGIILASLLFGFLYQGGGELQFEYGVDPRIIVVLQGLVILFSSALENMTKHPVEKAYLKLSALLTKPDAKEA
- a CDS encoding ABC transporter ATP-binding protein, with product MTTQLAIELRGIDKRFGAVHANKYIDLKVEKGTIHGIVGENGAGKSTLMSIIYGFYEADEGDILIDGEVTRISDSKVAIASGIGMVHQHFMLIQNFTALENVVLGAESGELIDKSLDKARAELKRLADEYGLDVPLDTPVQELSVGMQQRVEILKALYRGAKILILDEPTGVLTPQETEHLFKVLASLKEQGNTVMLITHKLQEIMAATDNVSIMRRGEMVAHVKTAETSREDLAELMVGRKVLLRVDKQPAEPKDVLLDVKNVSLKNDAGVVRLDNVSFNVRAGEIVGVAGVSGNGQSELLDVIAGIEPLQNGSIDINGHTITKENPLTPSEIRDIKVGHIPEDRHKMGLINSFPAEQAYILGFHRHQDYNGKLLTKVEAITEDCKAKMEKWDVRPQDPNLKAANFSGGNQQKLVIAREMEQDPDVLLVGQPTRGVDIGAIETIHQRVIDMRDAGKAVLLISVELEEIMSLADRILVMFDGQIVGEVPADKANEQILGLMMANIVPDEVKALQQETNV
- a CDS encoding BMP family lipoprotein, translating into MKALLTLAASTVIGMSASAIAADFNPAVVYDTAGKFDKSFNEAVFRNGAEKFSMDKGVAVREFEPQNEEQREQGLRRLASRGNSPIVAVGFNMASSVTKVAAEFPDSQFVIIDMVVDLPNVQSIVFSEHEGSFLVGALAALKSESNTVGFVGGMDIPLIRKFACGYEQGAKHISGDITVLQNMAGSTPTAFNDPARGSELAKSQISKGADTVFAAAGGTGIGVYQAAKDEGVFAIGVDSNQNHIQPGTMLTSMVKRVGVAAYGAWEDAQNGEWTPGIQVLGLAEGGVDYAVDQHNEALISADEKAKVDAIKADIIAGKIKVHDYMSDNTCNY